The region TTTTAATTTTCTATCAACGTTTATATTTGTTTTCAAAAAAGTTCCGTAAGCCGATGCAAATTTTACTGCATCTACTGGAGTAAGATTATCCCCTACTTTACCACCTATTGTCCCACGAATACCCGATATAGATTTTATTAATGTCATATAAATATTAAGTTTGTTTTGCTACACAAATATAATTTATATGAACTTAGGAAATCTAGTATTTGTTATTTTTTTTCTATATTTACGAAAAACAACCTCTTTTTTTTCATGAACTATTTAGCACATATCTATTTATCAGGAACTAACGATTTTATCAAAATTGGAAATTTTATGGCAGATAGTATTAAAGGTCATGATTATGAAAACTACCCTAATGAAATTAGAAAAGGAATTTTACTCCATCGTTTTATAGATTCGTATACTGATAATCATACTATTTACAGAAAAAGTAAACACCGATTGCATGAAAAATACGGACATTATTCTGGAGTTATAATGGATATTTTTTATGATCATTTTTTAGCTAAAAATTGGTCTAACTATTCCAATGAAAAATTAGAAATTTATGCTCAAAATTTTTATCAATTACTACAAGATAATCATGCCATTTTAACTGAGAAAATTCAAAAAATGATGCCTTATATGATTGGAAGAAATTGGCTTGTTTCCTATGCCAGTTTAGAAGGAATAAGCATGATATTATTTCAGATGGATTATAGAACCAACCATAGAGTAAACATGGATGAATCTGTAGTTGAATTAAAACAATACTATAAGGAATTTGAAGATGAATTCACCTTGTTTTTTGAAGAACTACAACAAGAATGTAAACGCTATATAGCTCAAAATAAATGAATTTTACAGAAGAATTACTACATGAACTAGAAAAAAATAGTAGTATAGAAAATACCATTCCTATGGAAAATTACATGAAAAATAATTTCAAATTTCTAGGCATAAAAACAGAATCAAGACGAACAATATTAAAAAATGTCTTGCTTAAGCATTACACTGAAGTTCAAGAGAATTACAGAAAATTAGCCCTCGAATTATATGCAAGTAAATTCCGTGAAGTACACCAATGTGCTATTGATTTAGTTTTACGATTTATAAAAAAAGATTTTAAACGAGAAGATAAATTTTTTTTAGAATCCTTACTAATTCAAAATTCATGGTGGGATAGTGTTGATACAATTGCTAAATATGGAATTGGCGGTTATTTAAAAGTATTTCCTGATGAAAAATTTTCTTTAATCGAAAAATTTTCGAATTCTGACAATATGTGGTTAAACCGAACGGCGATTATTTTTCAATTGGGATTTAAAAAAGAGACCGATTTTGAATTGTTAAAAGCAGAATGTTTAAAAAATAGTAATTCGAATGAATTTTTTATTCAAAAAGCAATGGGTTGGGCTTTAAGAGATTATGGTGCAACAAACCCTCAAGCGGTCCTTCAATTTGTTAATGAAAATAACTTTAAACCATTGACGGTCAAAGAAGCACTTAGAAAAATAACTTAAAATTAGATACTTTTTATAATTAAAATCTAAAATAGTACCTTTGTTATAAATCCGTAAAAATGATCAAAAACAACAAAATTTCCGACATATTCTTTAGAACATTCAGACGTTTTGAATTGTTTTTTATGAAAGTTAAAACCATCGTTGGCCCAAGACAATTTATTTATATATCAAGTGTTTTAGTCGGACTTTCAGCGGCTTTAGCTGTAATTGTATTAAAAACATTTGCCCATTCTGTTTATAAGTTTTCTCAATATTTAGACGGAATCTTACATTTACCTTACAGTAACAGTACCTTACCAATTATAGGTATTTTGCTGACTGTTTTAGTAATCAAAAAAGTATTAAAAGGAAGTATTGATAAAGGTACTTCACAAATTATGTACGCAGTTGCTAAAACTAGAAGCGTGATTCCGTCTAAACAAATGTATGCCCAAATCATAACTAGTTCCTTAACTGTTGGTATGGGTGGTAGTGCCGGTTTAGAGTCGCCTATTACTATAACAGGAGCTGCCTTTGGAAGTAATTATGCTTTAAATTACCGCTTAAGTTATAAAGACCGAACCTTATTACTAGCTTGTGGAGTTGCTGCCGGAGTTGCTGCGGCATTTAATGCTCCCATTGCTGGAGTTTTATTTGCTATTGAAGTTGTTTTAGCAGAAATAAGTATAACTGCATTTACGCCTTTAATTATTAGTGCCGCCACGGGTGCCATCGTTTCGTCTATTGTTTTAAAGGAAGACATATTATTCAGTTTTAAACAAATATATGAGTTTGAAAACAGAAACCTTCCTTATTATATTTTATTAGGAATATTGTCTGGTTTTGTATCTATTCATTATGCTCGGAATTTTAGACGAATTGAAGCTTTTTTTGCTAAACGAAAAACGAATAGTTTTAGAAAAGCATTAACTGGTTCTATTGTATTAGGGATACTTATTTTCATTTTTCCAACGCTCTTTGGTGAAGGGTACGAAAGCATCAAATTATTAGCTGATAATCAACCCGAAAAATTAGTTAATAATTCAATTTTTGAAGTCTTTAGTGATAAAAAATGGGTTTTATTATTATTTATTAGTGCAACATTACTAATTAAAGTTTTTGCTACGGGGATTACATTGGGTTCTGGAGGCAATGGTGGTAACTTTGCTCCTTCCCTATTTGTTGGTTCCTATTTAGGGTTTAGTGTTGCCTATTTTTTTAATTACATAGGAATAACCAAATTACCAATTGGAAACTTTACTTTAGTTGGAATGGCAGGAGTACTAAGTGGTTTATTTCATGCGCCTCTAACTGCTATATTCTTAATTGCAGAAATTACCGGCGGTTATGGATTAATGGTACCGTTGATGTTAGTTTCTTCTATTTCGTATGCAATTTCAAAACGATTTGAGCCTTATTCGTTTGACATTAAACATTTGGCCGATCGAGGAGAAGTTTTTACAGATGATAAAGATA is a window of Flavobacterium indicum GPTSA100-9 = DSM 17447 DNA encoding:
- a CDS encoding chloride channel protein, giving the protein MIKNNKISDIFFRTFRRFELFFMKVKTIVGPRQFIYISSVLVGLSAALAVIVLKTFAHSVYKFSQYLDGILHLPYSNSTLPIIGILLTVLVIKKVLKGSIDKGTSQIMYAVAKTRSVIPSKQMYAQIITSSLTVGMGGSAGLESPITITGAAFGSNYALNYRLSYKDRTLLLACGVAAGVAAAFNAPIAGVLFAIEVVLAEISITAFTPLIISAATGAIVSSIVLKEDILFSFKQIYEFENRNLPYYILLGILSGFVSIHYARNFRRIEAFFAKRKTNSFRKALTGSIVLGILIFIFPTLFGEGYESIKLLADNQPEKLVNNSIFEVFSDKKWVLLLFISATLLIKVFATGITLGSGGNGGNFAPSLFVGSYLGFSVAYFFNYIGITKLPIGNFTLVGMAGVLSGLFHAPLTAIFLIAEITGGYGLMVPLMLVSSISYAISKRFEPYSFDIKHLADRGEVFTDDKDKNILQSIDFKRLIDTKFSPVKDSKTLDELIEKIKNSDDVLFPVLNDKNDLIGLIHLDDVRPIIFSAFKIKYTSIHEVVQPIKTVIQFNDTVDVIMDKFETSQQSILPVIQDKQFIGFLHKSDILEKYRDRLKEIIIE
- a CDS encoding DNA alkylation repair protein, with the translated sequence MNFTEELLHELEKNSSIENTIPMENYMKNNFKFLGIKTESRRTILKNVLLKHYTEVQENYRKLALELYASKFREVHQCAIDLVLRFIKKDFKREDKFFLESLLIQNSWWDSVDTIAKYGIGGYLKVFPDEKFSLIEKFSNSDNMWLNRTAIIFQLGFKKETDFELLKAECLKNSNSNEFFIQKAMGWALRDYGATNPQAVLQFVNENNFKPLTVKEALRKIT
- a CDS encoding acyl carrier protein phosphodiesterase; the encoded protein is MNYLAHIYLSGTNDFIKIGNFMADSIKGHDYENYPNEIRKGILLHRFIDSYTDNHTIYRKSKHRLHEKYGHYSGVIMDIFYDHFLAKNWSNYSNEKLEIYAQNFYQLLQDNHAILTEKIQKMMPYMIGRNWLVSYASLEGISMILFQMDYRTNHRVNMDESVVELKQYYKEFEDEFTLFFEELQQECKRYIAQNK